The proteins below come from a single Eubacterium limosum genomic window:
- the dnaB gene encoding replicative DNA helicase, with product MINPKTPPHNLEAEQSVLGAILLEESNIARAEELLSPDDFYSTANARIFECMLALHDERRPIDTVTLINMLKNRGVLEEIGGPAYIAGLVDQVPMYTNYEEYCKIVQEKSVIRNLIDTATEILNESYGQYDDVESVIESAEQSIFKVSQGKKRGDFEPISETLGETLMQIETIQQNQGNLTGLTTGFSELDLYTSGLQRSDLIFVAARPSMGKTAFALNLAQNAALKENAAVAIFSLEMSKAQLVQRMLCAESLVDSNKIRTGDLSPEDWESISLGYSHLYNTNIFIDDTPGVTLSEVRSKCRRLKTEKGLDLILIDYLQLMSGRGKAENRQNEISEISRGLKSLAREMDCPLICLSQLSRAPDARTDHHPMLADLRESGSIEQDADVVMFLYRDYYYNKESEPHIAELDIAKQRNGPTGRLKLAWLPEYTKFNDPAPDFYEDPGY from the coding sequence GTGATTAACCCGAAGACTCCGCCCCACAACCTTGAAGCAGAACAGTCAGTTCTCGGGGCGATTTTGCTGGAAGAATCCAATATCGCCAGGGCCGAGGAGCTGCTGTCACCGGACGACTTTTACAGTACCGCTAATGCCAGAATATTTGAGTGTATGCTGGCGCTGCATGATGAAAGACGGCCAATCGATACCGTAACTTTGATTAATATGCTTAAAAACCGGGGCGTTCTTGAAGAAATTGGCGGGCCGGCCTATATCGCGGGCTTGGTTGACCAGGTCCCCATGTATACGAACTATGAGGAATACTGTAAAATTGTTCAGGAAAAATCGGTCATACGAAACCTGATTGACACCGCCACCGAAATTCTCAATGAAAGCTACGGCCAGTATGATGATGTGGAATCCGTCATCGAAAGTGCCGAGCAGAGTATTTTTAAGGTTTCACAGGGAAAAAAACGCGGGGACTTTGAGCCCATCAGCGAAACCCTTGGTGAAACCCTGATGCAGATTGAGACCATTCAGCAGAACCAGGGGAATCTGACCGGCCTGACAACAGGCTTTTCAGAGCTCGATCTTTATACCTCCGGTCTGCAGAGATCTGACCTGATTTTCGTGGCAGCACGTCCCTCCATGGGTAAAACGGCCTTTGCCTTAAACCTGGCCCAGAACGCTGCCCTGAAGGAAAACGCCGCAGTCGCGATTTTCAGCCTTGAAATGTCAAAGGCCCAGCTGGTACAGCGTATGCTCTGCGCGGAATCTCTGGTCGACAGCAATAAGATCCGTACAGGAGATCTTTCACCGGAGGACTGGGAGAGTATCTCCCTTGGCTACAGTCATTTATACAATACCAATATCTTTATTGACGACACTCCGGGGGTGACCCTGTCAGAGGTACGGTCAAAATGCCGCCGTCTCAAAACAGAAAAAGGGCTGGATTTGATTCTTATCGACTACCTTCAGCTCATGAGCGGCAGGGGAAAGGCTGAGAACCGGCAGAATGAAATCTCGGAGATTTCCAGAGGTTTGAAGAGCCTTGCCCGTGAAATGGACTGCCCGCTGATCTGCCTGTCACAGCTCAGCCGTGCGCCGGATGCAAGGACAGACCATCATCCCATGCTCGCCGACCTCCGTGAGTCCGGCTCCATCGAGCAGGATGCCGATGTAGTTATGTTTTTATACCGTGACTATTACTATAACAAAGAATCTGAGCCTCACATCGCCGAACTCGATATTGCCAAGCAGCGTAATGGCCCGACTGGCCGTCTGAAGCTCGCATGGCTGCCTGAATACACCAAATTCAATGATCCTGCGCCTGATTTCTATGAGGACCCGGGGTACTAA
- a CDS encoding YybS family protein, giving the protein MKTKAITEGAMLCALAVIIALFSSYVPFLLLLFFLIPVPMVILAEKQGFKVTLIAGLAATLILFMFMDPLTAGGYGIYMIFVGCSLGYMYYKRKDGFLKLAAAYAGIFAAIILIIILLQVLTGQNFVAMLTETIDTSSAQVMDVYRSLGAFPEDQLSLLQTAVDQMKETMKMVIPLAFLISPFFIGWANVLISDTILKRMRLQVKPLPQLSKWRLPRSFKNFLIMVVIVLLVIDLAHIDTIPAVYTYTLMMIIYLLYFLMGISFVYWLINRKRAKESMGLKILIVVLCLFIPYISYIISFVGVADIYIDVRKFIENRDGTNI; this is encoded by the coding sequence ATGAAAACAAAGGCCATAACAGAGGGTGCAATGCTGTGTGCATTGGCGGTAATCATCGCTCTGTTTTCTTCTTATGTTCCCTTTTTATTGCTGCTTTTTTTCCTGATTCCAGTGCCGATGGTTATACTGGCGGAAAAACAGGGCTTTAAGGTGACACTTATCGCGGGCCTGGCAGCAACGCTGATTTTATTTATGTTTATGGACCCGCTTACAGCCGGGGGCTACGGTATCTATATGATTTTTGTGGGCTGTAGTCTTGGGTATATGTATTACAAGCGTAAGGATGGTTTTCTTAAACTCGCAGCCGCTTATGCCGGGATTTTCGCAGCAATCATCCTCATCATTATTTTGCTGCAGGTCCTGACAGGACAGAATTTTGTCGCAATGCTTACGGAAACCATTGACACCTCATCAGCGCAGGTAATGGATGTTTACCGCTCTCTGGGCGCTTTTCCAGAGGATCAGCTGAGCCTTTTGCAAACAGCTGTCGACCAGATGAAGGAGACCATGAAAATGGTTATCCCGCTGGCGTTTCTGATTTCGCCATTCTTTATTGGCTGGGCCAATGTGTTGATTTCTGACACAATTCTGAAACGGATGCGGCTGCAGGTAAAGCCGCTTCCACAGCTCAGTAAATGGCGTCTGCCGAGGTCCTTTAAGAATTTCCTCATTATGGTGGTCATTGTCCTTTTAGTCATTGATCTGGCGCATATTGATACGATTCCGGCCGTCTATACCTATACGCTGATGATGATCATCTATCTTCTGTACTTTTTAATGGGGATATCCTTTGTGTACTGGCTGATAAACCGTAAGCGGGCAAAGGAATCCATGGGCCTGAAGATTCTGATCGTCGTACTCTGTCTGTTTATACCGTATATTTCCTATATTATTTCCTTTGTAGGCGTTGCGGATATTTACATTGATGTACGAAAATTTATAGAAAATCGAGATGGTACAAACATATGA
- a CDS encoding DHH family phosphoesterase: MKEKQSIASKLYLVIFLLSLILLFYNIPLGCLGVLLCGICFWRDSQEEKQSNLRLQKAIETIYGDIDRLNQERMYELPIALVIVNEDGQICWYNQYFDRNFKKKDTTANFFGKKIQEELGINLESLLKEKEQDFNHRDIDYTIVSNSFSDGDETLILLHFFDVTIQKKQQEIYKENEPVFCYILIDNYDDIIEQLPSHERSAVLSQIDLKINEWAKKVGAVIIQYENDHYLMIFEKEKLRAMEEERFRILDEIRETETEEKSQVTLSIGIGVSDEPLAIREADELSHAALDIALARGGDQAVVRQDEKMAFYGGTTEATEKRTKVKARVKAHGLRELIRESDNVLIMGHQTPDMDCLGAAVGLLGACKALNKTGKIVIKEINYSIKELFQYLMENDEYRDSFIKPKEAEDYITPNTLLIIVDTQNANYLEVPELIDEIEKIVVIDHHRRSGKFIEKTVLNYTEAYASSTCELITELLQYLDEKENMNETEANALMAGMCMDTKMFTFKTGVRTFEAASYLRRKGADTIIAKTMLQDDLATYSTRSEAVRNAKIYFDSIAISQLENESEYAKIIAAQAADELLNIKGINASFIILKSGSGLVISGRSMGEVNVQLILEKMGGGGHLAIAGAQLPDINDLDVGKQMLLSAIEEYMKEREEK, from the coding sequence ATGAAAGAGAAGCAATCAATCGCGTCGAAGCTCTATTTAGTGATTTTTCTGCTGTCGCTGATTCTCCTGTTCTACAATATCCCTCTGGGGTGCCTGGGCGTTCTGCTCTGCGGCATCTGCTTCTGGCGTGACAGCCAGGAGGAAAAACAGTCCAATCTGCGCCTTCAGAAGGCTATTGAGACCATCTATGGCGATATTGACCGTTTAAACCAGGAGCGGATGTATGAGCTGCCGATTGCCCTGGTGATTGTCAACGAAGACGGACAAATCTGCTGGTATAATCAGTATTTTGACCGGAACTTTAAGAAGAAGGATACGACTGCCAACTTTTTCGGGAAAAAAATTCAGGAAGAGCTGGGGATCAACCTTGAATCTCTGCTCAAGGAAAAAGAACAGGACTTCAATCACAGGGATATCGACTATACCATTGTGTCAAACAGCTTCAGCGACGGGGATGAAACACTGATTCTGCTGCATTTTTTTGATGTCACTATTCAGAAAAAACAGCAGGAAATCTATAAGGAAAACGAACCGGTTTTCTGTTATATTTTAATCGACAACTATGACGATATCATCGAGCAGCTTCCCAGCCACGAGCGGTCTGCGGTGCTGAGCCAGATCGACCTGAAGATCAACGAATGGGCAAAGAAGGTCGGGGCTGTGATCATTCAGTATGAAAATGACCACTATTTAATGATTTTTGAAAAAGAAAAACTGAGGGCCATGGAAGAAGAGCGTTTCCGCATTCTCGATGAAATCCGGGAGACAGAAACCGAAGAAAAATCCCAAGTGACCCTGAGTATCGGTATCGGTGTGTCCGATGAGCCGCTGGCTATCCGTGAAGCCGATGAGCTTTCCCACGCGGCGCTGGACATTGCCCTTGCCCGCGGCGGCGACCAGGCCGTTGTCAGACAGGATGAAAAAATGGCCTTTTATGGCGGAACCACTGAAGCCACAGAAAAACGGACTAAGGTTAAGGCCAGGGTTAAAGCCCACGGCCTCAGAGAACTTATCCGCGAGTCCGACAATGTCCTGATCATGGGGCATCAGACACCGGATATGGATTGCCTGGGCGCGGCAGTCGGCCTCCTTGGCGCCTGCAAGGCGCTCAATAAAACCGGTAAGATTGTTATTAAAGAGATTAACTACAGTATTAAGGAACTGTTCCAGTACCTGATGGAAAACGACGAGTACCGGGATTCCTTCATCAAGCCAAAGGAAGCAGAGGACTACATTACGCCCAACACCCTGCTGATTATCGTGGATACTCAGAATGCCAACTATCTGGAGGTTCCGGAGCTGATCGACGAAATCGAAAAGATTGTGGTCATCGACCATCACCGGCGTTCCGGAAAATTCATCGAAAAGACGGTGCTCAACTATACGGAAGCCTACGCCTCATCGACCTGTGAATTGATCACAGAGCTGCTCCAGTACCTTGATGAAAAGGAAAATATGAACGAAACCGAGGCCAATGCCCTCATGGCGGGTATGTGCATGGACACGAAGATGTTTACCTTCAAAACAGGGGTGCGTACTTTTGAGGCAGCCTCCTATCTCCGCCGTAAAGGTGCGGACACCATTATCGCCAAAACCATGCTTCAGGATGACCTTGCAACCTATTCCACCCGGTCAGAAGCGGTGCGGAACGCGAAGATCTATTTTGACAGCATTGCCATTTCCCAGTTGGAAAACGAATCGGAATACGCCAAGATCATTGCCGCCCAGGCAGCGGATGAGCTGTTAAATATCAAGGGGATCAACGCGTCCTTCATTATCTTAAAAAGCGGCAGCGGGCTGGTGATCAGCGGCCGTTCCATGGGTGAGGTCAACGTTCAGCTGATCCTTGAAAAAATGGGCGGCGGCGGTCATTTAGCCATTGCGGGCGCCCAGCTTCCAGATATCAATGATCTGGATGTCGGAAAACAGATGTTGCTTAGTGCCATTGAAGAATATATGAAAGAGAGAGAAGAAAAATGA
- the rsmI gene encoding 16S rRNA (cytidine(1402)-2'-O)-methyltransferase, translated as MPGKLYIVGTPIGNLEDITLRALRVLEEVDVIAAEDTRHTVKLLNHFEIKKHLLAYHQHNEQSGSEKLLEFLTEGKNIALVSDAGMPIISDPGSVIVSRCNEAGIPVEVVPGPNAGLCALVLSGIDARAFTFMGFLGKRNKEIREGLEKIAVSENTVILYETPHRLVKTLEAMVQVIPDRKMSISREITKKYEETRMGTVQEHLDWYSENPPKGEFVLVIEGGDGLPAGCQDLAALSLEDHVAHYKDQGMGEKEAMKQVARDRGVSKRDIYNLIKR; from the coding sequence ATGCCGGGTAAACTATACATTGTCGGAACACCCATCGGTAATCTTGAGGATATTACGCTGAGGGCTCTCAGGGTTTTGGAGGAAGTGGACGTGATCGCCGCGGAGGATACCCGCCATACGGTCAAGCTGCTCAATCATTTTGAGATTAAGAAGCATCTGCTGGCCTATCATCAGCATAATGAGCAGAGCGGCAGTGAAAAGCTGCTGGAGTTTTTGACAGAGGGTAAAAATATTGCCCTGGTCAGCGATGCGGGAATGCCCATTATCTCTGACCCGGGCTCGGTCATTGTCAGTCGGTGCAATGAAGCCGGAATCCCGGTGGAGGTGGTGCCCGGACCAAACGCTGGGCTTTGTGCACTTGTGCTCTCAGGCATTGATGCCCGGGCCTTTACCTTTATGGGTTTTTTAGGAAAGCGAAATAAAGAGATCCGTGAGGGGCTTGAGAAAATAGCCGTCTCTGAAAATACGGTTATTCTCTATGAAACGCCCCACAGACTGGTGAAAACACTGGAAGCCATGGTTCAGGTCATTCCGGACCGAAAAATGAGTATTTCCAGGGAAATAACAAAAAAATATGAAGAGACCCGAATGGGCACCGTTCAGGAGCATCTGGACTGGTATTCTGAAAATCCACCTAAGGGTGAGTTTGTGCTGGTCATTGAAGGCGGCGACGGGCTTCCGGCAGGCTGTCAGGATTTGGCGGCCCTTTCTCTGGAAGATCATGTGGCCCACTACAAAGACCAGGGTATGGGCGAAAAGGAAGCCATGAAGCAGGTAGCCAGAGACCGGGGCGTGAGCAAGCGGGATATCTACAACCTGATCAAACGGTAA
- the metG gene encoding methionine--tRNA ligase — MMEEKKTFYVTTPIYYPSGDLHIGHTYTTVAADTLTRFKKLTGYDTYFLTGTDEHGQKIQKVAEEKGVTPQAYVDDVVGRIKELWKLMNINYDQFIRTTDPEHEKTIQQIFKKLYDQGDIYKGKYEGWYCTPCESFWTESQLVDGNCPDCGRPVEKASEEAYFFKMSKYADRLLQYIEDHPDFIQPESRKNEMINNFIKPGLQDLCVSRTSFSWGVPVTFDPGHVVYVWIDALPNYISALGYMNDKPQLMDQYWPANVHLVGKDIIRFHTIYWPIILMALDLPLPEHVYGHGWILLKGGKMSKSVGNVVDPVELAQKYGVDALRYHVLREMTYGADGIYNEDLLVSHINSDLANDLGNLLSRTVAMTVKYFDGVIPAERESGDFDADLIALAEETPGIVEDYMNKLDFSRALEAIWKLVSRTNKYIDETQPWVLIKDPEKKARLAMVMYNLTESLRIISVLVSSAMPDTGVKIADELKVPDELRTWESIQSFGKYPDGIQVERCEPIFPRIEVKKEKPEQKQQPKKEKQAKKEEKTEVPEGLITIDDFAKVEMKVAEVISCEQHPDADRLLVFQLDLGTEKRQIISGIAKYYKPEDLVGKKVIVCTNLKPVMLRGLESNGMILSAVKGKKLSILTVDGDVIPAGGKVS; from the coding sequence ATGATGGAAGAAAAGAAAACTTTTTATGTCACAACCCCGATTTACTATCCAAGCGGGGATTTACACATCGGCCATACCTACACCACTGTAGCCGCTGATACCCTGACCCGTTTTAAAAAGCTGACGGGCTACGATACCTATTTTCTGACCGGTACAGATGAGCACGGCCAGAAGATTCAGAAGGTTGCTGAGGAAAAGGGCGTTACCCCACAGGCCTATGTGGATGACGTGGTGGGAAGAATTAAGGAGCTGTGGAAGCTGATGAACATCAACTATGACCAGTTTATCCGTACCACAGATCCGGAACACGAGAAAACTATCCAGCAGATTTTCAAAAAGCTCTATGACCAGGGCGATATTTACAAAGGAAAATATGAAGGCTGGTACTGCACGCCCTGCGAATCCTTCTGGACAGAAAGCCAGCTGGTGGACGGAAACTGCCCGGATTGCGGACGTCCGGTAGAAAAAGCCTCCGAAGAAGCTTATTTCTTTAAAATGTCAAAATACGCAGACCGCTTGTTGCAGTATATTGAAGACCATCCGGATTTTATTCAGCCGGAATCCCGGAAGAATGAAATGATCAACAATTTCATCAAGCCCGGACTTCAGGATCTCTGTGTTTCCAGAACCTCCTTTAGCTGGGGCGTTCCGGTAACCTTTGACCCGGGGCATGTGGTGTATGTCTGGATCGACGCCCTGCCGAACTATATCTCGGCACTTGGCTATATGAATGACAAGCCGCAGCTCATGGATCAATACTGGCCGGCGAATGTGCATCTGGTCGGTAAGGACATCATCCGCTTTCATACCATCTATTGGCCGATTATTCTAATGGCACTGGATCTTCCGCTGCCAGAACACGTATACGGCCACGGCTGGATTCTGCTAAAGGGTGGAAAAATGTCCAAATCTGTGGGGAATGTAGTCGACCCGGTAGAGCTGGCCCAAAAATACGGTGTTGATGCCCTGCGCTATCATGTGCTGCGTGAAATGACCTATGGTGCAGACGGTATTTATAACGAAGATCTGCTGGTCAGCCACATCAATTCTGATCTGGCCAATGACCTGGGTAATCTCCTGAGCCGGACTGTGGCCATGACCGTGAAATACTTCGATGGTGTGATTCCGGCTGAGCGTGAAAGCGGTGATTTTGACGCCGATCTCATTGCTCTGGCAGAGGAAACCCCAGGCATTGTGGAAGATTATATGAATAAGCTGGATTTCAGCCGCGCGCTGGAAGCGATCTGGAAGCTGGTTTCCCGTACCAATAAATACATTGATGAGACACAGCCATGGGTTTTGATCAAAGATCCTGAAAAGAAAGCCCGTCTGGCAATGGTGATGTATAACCTGACAGAGTCGCTCAGAATAATTTCTGTACTCGTAAGCTCTGCAATGCCCGATACCGGCGTTAAGATTGCCGATGAACTCAAGGTACCGGACGAACTCAGGACCTGGGAAAGTATCCAGTCCTTTGGAAAATACCCGGACGGCATCCAGGTAGAGCGCTGTGAACCGATCTTTCCGAGAATTGAAGTGAAGAAGGAAAAACCAGAGCAGAAGCAGCAGCCTAAAAAGGAAAAACAGGCCAAGAAGGAAGAAAAAACCGAGGTGCCGGAAGGTTTGATCACCATCGATGATTTTGCCAAGGTTGAGATGAAAGTCGCAGAGGTCATCTCCTGTGAACAGCACCCTGACGCAGACCGCCTTCTGGTGTTCCAACTGGATCTGGGAACAGAAAAGCGACAGATTATCTCCGGAATCGCTAAATACTATAAGCCTGAAGACCTCGTGGGCAAAAAGGTCATTGTCTGCACAAATCTGAAGCCGGTTATGCTGCGGGGACTGGAATCCAACGGGATGATTCTTTCCGCTGTTAAGGGGAAAAAGCTGAGTATTCTGACCGTTGACGGCGATGTGATTCCAGCCGGCGGCAAGGTAAGCTAA
- the rplI gene encoding 50S ribosomal protein L9, translated as MKVVLLEDVQNVGKAGEIVNVKDGYGRNFLIKTNKGLPGTKENIAKAEEAQALKKQQMEEERQAAVALAKVINDTTVTIAEKAGEDGKLFGSVTSKDIAEALEAQKEIKVDKRKIALNAPVRNVGRIEVKVKTYAGVEGNLTVVVEAAK; from the coding sequence ATGAAAGTAGTTTTATTAGAAGATGTTCAAAATGTCGGCAAAGCCGGCGAAATTGTCAATGTTAAGGATGGCTACGGCCGTAACTTTTTGATCAAAACCAACAAAGGGCTTCCGGGAACAAAAGAAAATATCGCTAAGGCTGAGGAAGCCCAGGCTCTGAAAAAACAACAGATGGAAGAAGAACGTCAGGCCGCTGTGGCTTTGGCAAAAGTCATTAACGACACGACCGTCACCATTGCTGAAAAAGCAGGGGAAGACGGAAAGCTTTTTGGCTCTGTCACCAGCAAGGATATTGCTGAAGCCCTGGAGGCTCAGAAAGAAATCAAAGTGGATAAACGCAAGATCGCTTTAAACGCACCAGTCAGAAATGTAGGCCGTATTGAAGTAAAGGTTAAAACCTATGCCGGCGTTGAAGGCAACCTGACAGTTGTGGTTGAAGCTGCAAAATAA
- a CDS encoding LTA synthase family protein, translated as MDSVINLTTSKKRILAALATVAVLSLSLALCYQMMGFDERYLNTAGLCIFMIGLAIFSNIECRERAAALWNMLLLVLISAFSYTIFQIFQEAPFDTEGIRLFLNLACCMAVYVFLYILTGRMRASLMGGGVLLYIFGLAGYFVRLFRGDTLLYTDLFSAKTGLQVASAYHFELSGTILLATLVLAALLLWAFKANRRVRDKYKSRKLRLMAFAALTITFGLFFETNVERYYYAWDMPVNGYPYTFTVNAKLSHVREPEGYDLAFLGESIKNVQQPMTTGAVGRGGTTEKAAVGPGMKNSHKPNIIAIMNESFSDLRAVGDFSTNIDYMPFIDSLQENTIKGNLYVSVFGGGTCDSEYAFLTGNTTAYLPENARPYQLYIKGPAPGLTSTLNYEGYSSYAIHPGERNAWNRDKVYPNFGFQQFFSEEEFLESQTLREKWVSDAATYDKVIELYENKGDNPLFVFDVTIQNHAGYQLNADDLEPVLLEGMEGSYPETEQYLSLMRSSDAAFKNLIDYFSGQDEPTLVVMFGDHQAYIEQAFYEELMQKPLDQWSLEELQRRYVTPFVIWANYDIPEAQVDKLSVNYLSSLLLAQAGIQGTPYNNYLMKLSETLPVINKVGVIDNEGQYFRRGDPTIHDREVLEYQQILYNNMLDTARRRNDLFYPASDF; from the coding sequence TTGGATTCTGTAATCAATTTAACAACGAGTAAAAAAAGAATATTGGCAGCGCTGGCGACAGTGGCAGTGCTGAGCCTGAGTCTGGCGCTTTGTTACCAGATGATGGGATTTGATGAACGTTACCTGAACACAGCGGGGCTGTGCATTTTTATGATCGGCCTGGCGATCTTTTCAAATATAGAGTGCAGGGAGCGTGCAGCAGCTCTGTGGAATATGCTGCTGCTTGTCCTGATCTCTGCCTTTTCTTATACCATCTTCCAGATCTTTCAGGAAGCGCCCTTTGATACAGAGGGAATTCGTTTATTTTTAAACCTGGCCTGCTGTATGGCAGTCTATGTTTTTTTATATATTTTAACAGGACGGATGAGAGCATCCTTGATGGGTGGGGGAGTTCTTCTGTATATTTTTGGATTGGCAGGCTACTTTGTCCGTCTGTTCAGAGGAGATACGCTGCTCTATACGGATCTGTTTTCAGCGAAGACAGGACTTCAGGTCGCTTCGGCCTACCATTTTGAGCTCAGCGGCACGATTCTGCTTGCAACGCTGGTTCTGGCGGCACTGCTGCTTTGGGCCTTTAAAGCAAACAGACGCGTTCGGGATAAATATAAAAGCCGTAAGCTGCGCCTGATGGCCTTTGCAGCCCTGACCATCACCTTTGGGTTATTTTTTGAGACCAATGTGGAGCGGTATTACTATGCCTGGGACATGCCGGTTAACGGCTACCCTTATACCTTTACGGTCAATGCTAAGCTCTCACATGTCAGGGAGCCGGAAGGATATGATCTGGCCTTTCTGGGCGAGAGTATCAAAAACGTGCAGCAGCCCATGACTACAGGGGCTGTCGGCCGGGGCGGAACAACGGAAAAAGCCGCTGTTGGTCCCGGGATGAAAAACAGTCATAAGCCTAATATTATTGCCATTATGAATGAGTCCTTCAGTGACCTGCGGGCCGTGGGGGATTTTTCAACCAATATTGACTACATGCCCTTCATTGACAGCCTGCAGGAAAATACCATTAAAGGGAATCTCTATGTGTCAGTTTTCGGCGGAGGCACCTGTGACTCCGAATACGCTTTTCTGACAGGGAACACCACGGCTTATCTGCCAGAAAATGCGAGGCCCTATCAGCTTTATATCAAGGGTCCGGCCCCCGGACTCACGTCAACACTGAACTATGAAGGCTACAGCAGCTACGCCATCCATCCTGGAGAGCGGAACGCCTGGAACCGTGACAAGGTTTATCCGAATTTTGGCTTTCAGCAGTTTTTCTCAGAAGAAGAATTTTTGGAATCTCAGACGCTCAGAGAAAAATGGGTCAGCGATGCGGCCACTTATGACAAGGTCATCGAGCTTTATGAAAACAAAGGCGACAATCCTCTTTTTGTCTTTGATGTGACCATCCAGAACCATGCTGGCTACCAGCTGAATGCCGATGATCTGGAGCCCGTGCTTCTGGAGGGGATGGAGGGAAGCTATCCTGAAACCGAGCAGTACTTATCGCTGATGCGCAGCTCCGACGCGGCGTTCAAAAATCTGATCGACTATTTCAGCGGTCAGGATGAGCCCACACTGGTGGTCATGTTTGGCGATCATCAGGCGTATATTGAGCAGGCTTTTTATGAAGAACTCATGCAGAAGCCCCTGGACCAGTGGAGCCTGGAGGAACTGCAGAGGCGTTACGTTACGCCCTTTGTCATCTGGGCAAACTATGACATCCCAGAAGCTCAGGTGGATAAGCTGAGTGTAAACTACCTTTCCAGCCTGCTGCTTGCGCAGGCGGGTATCCAGGGCACACCCTACAACAATTATTTAATGAAGCTGTCCGAAACCCTGCCGGTCATCAATAAAGTAGGGGTCATTGACAATGAGGGGCAGTACTTCAGAAGGGGCGATCCAACTATCCATGACCGTGAGGTCCTGGAATACCAGCAGATACTCTACAATAACATGCTGGATACGGCGAGGCGGCGAAACGATTTGTTTTACCCGGCTTCAGACTTTTAA
- a CDS encoding NAD(P)/FAD-dependent oxidoreductase: MNKYDVIIIGAGPAGIFAALELKKEKPELSILMLEKGNAIEKRICPKRKTGVCVGCKPCNITTGFAGAGAYSDGKLSLSPDVGGELPDYIGYEKTEELIAYVDEHYLRFGADPKVHGLDNPEKIREIRTKAIQSNLKLIECPIRHMGTEVGYTIYKRIQDHLIHDLGVEIKFRNPVKSLIVEDGVAVGVNADGEYYADKILAGVGREGSEWFKAMCDAYSVDTTVGKVDIGIRLETRNEIMKEINDALYEGKLVYYTPTFDDAVRTFCSNPGGVVSTEYYDDNLAVVNGHSYKSDALKTDNTNFALLVSKGFTKPFNAPIAYGKHIASLGNMLTGNKILVQRYGDFIRGRRTNEERLHRNNIRPTLKDAVPGDLCLVLPYRIMKDIDEMIQALDHVSPGLASDETLLYGVEVKFYSNKVAVDEHFQTNIKNLYVLGDGAGITRGLMQASVNGVYVARNLFD, encoded by the coding sequence ATGAACAAGTATGATGTCATTATAATCGGCGCCGGCCCTGCCGGCATTTTTGCTGCGCTTGAGCTTAAAAAGGAAAAGCCTGAGCTCAGTATTTTAATGCTGGAAAAAGGTAACGCCATCGAAAAACGGATTTGCCCAAAACGGAAGACTGGCGTGTGTGTGGGATGTAAGCCCTGCAATATCACGACGGGGTTTGCCGGAGCGGGCGCTTACTCAGACGGGAAGCTCTCGCTGTCGCCGGATGTCGGCGGGGAGCTGCCGGATTATATCGGTTATGAGAAAACCGAAGAACTTATCGCCTATGTGGATGAGCATTACCTGCGCTTTGGGGCAGACCCCAAGGTACACGGCCTCGATAATCCAGAGAAAATCCGTGAGATAAGGACAAAGGCCATCCAGAGTAATCTAAAGCTTATCGAATGCCCCATACGCCATATGGGGACAGAGGTTGGCTACACCATCTATAAGCGCATTCAGGATCATTTGATCCATGATCTTGGGGTAGAAATCAAGTTCCGCAATCCGGTAAAGAGCCTGATCGTGGAGGACGGTGTGGCTGTTGGCGTGAATGCCGACGGTGAATACTACGCGGATAAAATTTTAGCCGGTGTAGGCCGTGAGGGTTCAGAGTGGTTTAAAGCCATGTGTGACGCCTACAGTGTAGATACCACAGTGGGCAAGGTGGATATCGGTATCCGGCTTGAAACCCGCAACGAAATCATGAAGGAAATTAACGATGCCCTTTATGAGGGCAAGCTGGTCTACTATACGCCGACCTTTGACGACGCGGTCCGGACCTTCTGCTCAAATCCCGGCGGAGTCGTTTCAACGGAATACTATGATGATAATCTGGCAGTGGTCAACGGCCACAGCTACAAATCCGACGCTTTAAAAACAGACAACACCAATTTTGCGCTGTTGGTTTCCAAAGGCTTTACAAAGCCTTTTAACGCGCCCATCGCTTATGGCAAGCACATTGCCAGCCTTGGAAACATGCTGACCGGGAATAAAATTCTTGTGCAGCGCTACGGCGACTTTATCAGAGGCCGGAGAACCAACGAGGAACGGCTGCACCGTAACAATATCCGCCCCACTCTCAAGGATGCAGTGCCGGGAGATTTGTGCCTGGTGCTGCCATACCGCATTATGAAGGATATCGACGAAATGATCCAGGCGCTGGACCATGTATCGCCGGGTCTGGCCAGCGATGAGACCCTGCTTTACGGGGTAGAGGTCAAATTCTACTCTAACAAGGTGGCTGTGGATGAACATTTTCAGACCAATATTAAAAACCTGTACGTGCTGGGCGACGGCGCTGGAATTACCCGTGGTCTGATGCAGGCGTCTGTCAACGGCGTCTATGTGGCGCGAAATTTGTTTGATTAA